In Nilaparvata lugens isolate BPH chromosome 5, ASM1435652v1, whole genome shotgun sequence, the following proteins share a genomic window:
- the LOC111047299 gene encoding 40S ribosomal protein S3-A: protein MTTQISKKRKFVADGVFKAELNEFLSRELYEDGYSGVEVRVTPSKTEIIIMATRTQEVLGPKGRHIRELTSFVQKRFNFPENSLDLYAEKVATRGLCAIAQAESLRYKLVGGLAVRRACYGVLRFIMESGAKGCEVVVSGKLRGQRAKSMKFVDGLMIHSGEPCIDYVDTATRHVLLRQGVLGIKVKIMLPWDANGKIGPKKLLPDNVSVVEPKEEILPLAPSSEIKASKPDGPVV, encoded by the exons ATGACTACTCAAATATCAAAGAAGCGAAAA TTTGTCGCCGATGGCGTGTTCAAAGCCGAGTTGAACGAGTTCTTGAGCCGCGAGCTGTACGAGGATGGCTACTCGGGTGTCGAGGTGCGCGTCACACCGTCCAAGACGGAGATCATCATTATGGCGACCAGAACACAGGAGGTGCTTGGGCCCAAGGGTCGTCACATCAGGGAGCTCACATCCTTCGTCCAGAAGAGGTTCAACTTCCCAGAAAACTCGCTCGACTTGTATGCCGAGAAAGTGGCAACCAGAGGTCTGTGCGCCATTGCCCAGGCTGAATCCCTCCGTTACAAACTGGTCGGCGGACTGGCTGTCAGACG AGCGTGCTACGGTGTGCTGCGCTTCATAATGGAGAGCGGAGCCAAGGGCTGCGAAGTGGTGGTCTCGGGCAAGCTGCGTGGTCAGCGAGCCAAGTCGATGAAGTTTGTCGACGGCCTCATGATTCACAGCGGAGAGCCCTGCATCGACTATGTCGACACCGCCACACGGCATGTGCTACTGCGTCAAG GTGTACTAGGAATTAAGGTAAAGATCATGTTGCCTTGGGACGCGAACGGCAAAATTGGACCCAAGAAGCTTCTTCCCGACAACGTGTCTGTTGTTGAGCCAAAAGAGGAAATCCTACCACTTGCTCCGTCAAGCGAGATCAAAGCGAGCAAACCTGACGGACCAGTTGTCTAA